A single Streptomyces sp. Edi2 DNA region contains:
- a CDS encoding substrate-binding domain-containing protein produces MRRAVTGAMALSLAAPLAACGSDQQDTGPGKDSIGLLLPESKAARYEKFDRRIISSRVASLCLECKVDYHNAEQQVDAQKRQFDALVKKGVKVIILDPVDAAAAKSWVDSAAKKGVKVIAYDRLAEGDVAAYVSYDNEKIGRLQGQGILAALGAQAAASDVVMMNGSPTDPNAPSYKKGAHAVLDGKVRKIVYEKDIPGWSAATAKKEMGDFIDAHGAEGFGAVYSANDGMAGGIAAALKSAGIKNVPVGGQDAELPALQRVVAGTQTFTIYKEVRPEAETAAEIAFRLLRGKSIKSLTSATADNKTKSGIPAQLFKAQMVTRKNMKNTVVRDGAVRVDLLCADGLAAECKSLDLE; encoded by the coding sequence ATGCGGCGTGCCGTCACCGGCGCGATGGCGCTTTCGCTCGCAGCGCCGTTGGCGGCCTGTGGAAGTGATCAACAGGACACCGGTCCCGGCAAGGACTCCATTGGGCTGCTCCTCCCGGAGAGCAAAGCGGCCCGGTACGAGAAGTTCGACCGCCGCATTATTTCGTCGCGCGTTGCGTCCCTGTGCCTTGAATGCAAAGTCGACTACCACAATGCCGAGCAGCAGGTCGATGCCCAGAAGAGGCAGTTCGACGCCCTGGTGAAGAAGGGCGTCAAGGTCATCATTCTGGACCCGGTCGACGCCGCGGCGGCCAAGAGCTGGGTGGACTCGGCCGCCAAGAAGGGCGTCAAGGTCATCGCGTACGACCGGCTCGCCGAGGGCGATGTCGCGGCGTATGTCTCCTACGACAACGAGAAGATCGGCCGGCTCCAGGGGCAGGGAATTCTCGCCGCCCTCGGTGCCCAGGCAGCCGCCTCCGATGTCGTCATGATGAACGGCTCGCCGACCGACCCGAATGCGCCGTCCTACAAGAAGGGCGCCCATGCCGTCCTCGACGGCAAGGTCCGTAAGATCGTCTACGAGAAGGACATCCCCGGCTGGTCCGCGGCAACGGCCAAGAAGGAGATGGGCGACTTCATCGACGCCCATGGCGCGGAGGGCTTTGGCGCGGTCTACTCGGCCAATGACGGTATGGCGGGCGGTATCGCCGCGGCACTCAAGTCGGCCGGTATCAAGAATGTGCCGGTCGGGGGCCAGGACGCCGAACTCCCCGCGCTGCAGCGGGTGGTAGCCGGCACCCAGACCTTCACGATTTACAAGGAAGTCAGGCCGGAGGCCGAAACCGCCGCCGAAATCGCCTTCCGGCTGCTGCGGGGCAAGAGCATCAAGTCCCTCACGTCGGCCACCGCCGACAACAAGACCAAGTCCGGTATCCCCGCCCAGCTGTTCAAGGCGCAGATGGTCACCCGGAAGAATATGAAGAACACCGTCGTCCGCGACGGCGCCGTCCGCGTCGACCTGCTCTGCGCCGACGGCCTCGCCGCCGAGTGCAAGTCCCTCGACCTGGAGTGA
- a CDS encoding Lrp/AsnC family transcriptional regulator: MSVDALDAKILRLLLEQPRTSVREYARLLGVARGTVQARLDRLERDGVITAYSPRLSPAALGHPVLAFVHIEVTQGHLEEVADALAEVPQIIEAFSTTGGGDLLTRVVARDAEHLEDVIQQLISLPGVVRTRTEVALRERVPHRMLPLVEAVGAAGSR, encoded by the coding sequence ATGTCCGTGGATGCCCTCGACGCCAAGATCCTTCGGCTGCTGCTGGAGCAGCCGCGCACCAGTGTGCGGGAGTACGCACGTCTCCTCGGGGTGGCCCGGGGCACCGTGCAAGCGCGCCTCGACCGCTTGGAACGGGACGGTGTGATCACCGCCTACAGTCCCCGGCTGTCCCCTGCCGCGCTCGGTCATCCCGTTCTCGCCTTCGTCCACATCGAGGTCACCCAGGGCCATCTGGAGGAGGTGGCCGACGCGCTGGCGGAGGTCCCGCAGATCATCGAGGCGTTCTCGACGACCGGCGGCGGGGATCTGCTCACCCGGGTGGTGGCACGGGACGCGGAGCATCTGGAGGATGTGATCCAGCAGCTGATCAGTCTGCCGGGCGTGGTCCGCACCCGTACGGAGGTGGCGCTGCGCGAGCGGGTGCCGCATCGCATGCTGCCGCTGGTCGAGGCGGTGGGCGCGGCCGGATCGCGGTGA
- a CDS encoding winged helix DNA-binding domain-containing protein, whose product MSDTTREAVPLRWPAVSARRLERSALAAPAPHLDAAGIAGALCGAHAQVLSAAELSIGIRGEGITRSVVRKALWEEAALIKMYGPRGTVHLLPAADLPMWVGALTALPPSSSPFPQDIRMTPGQTDEVIAAIGAALRDAELTVDELSEAVIDATGPWAGDLVMPAFQGMWPRWRQAITLASHRGQLCFGPNRGRKVTYTHPQHLTGGRAMAGTAALARLVERYLHTYGPATPQHFARWLNVSPRWATELFDSLGGALQRVELEGTAAWVNAGDTDMPGEPPRGVRLLPYFDAYVVAGRPRDRLYPGAMAQRALTPSGQAGNYPVLLVDGVVSGVWHQRRSGRRLAVTVEPGTALTAMQRAELDLQVERLAYVLEGTAELTIGKVGVGPHA is encoded by the coding sequence ATGAGCGACACCACGCGCGAGGCCGTCCCCCTGCGGTGGCCCGCCGTCTCCGCCCGGCGTCTGGAGCGCAGCGCCCTGGCCGCGCCTGCGCCGCACCTGGACGCCGCGGGGATCGCCGGCGCCCTGTGCGGTGCACACGCCCAGGTGCTGAGCGCCGCCGAACTGTCCATCGGCATACGGGGCGAGGGCATCACCCGGAGCGTGGTCCGCAAGGCGCTGTGGGAGGAGGCCGCGCTGATCAAGATGTACGGGCCGCGGGGGACCGTCCATCTGTTGCCGGCGGCCGACCTGCCGATGTGGGTGGGCGCCCTGACCGCGCTGCCGCCCTCGTCCAGTCCGTTCCCCCAGGACATCCGGATGACGCCCGGCCAGACGGATGAGGTCATCGCGGCCATCGGCGCGGCCCTGCGGGACGCCGAGCTGACCGTCGACGAGCTCAGCGAGGCCGTCATAGACGCCACCGGTCCCTGGGCCGGTGACCTGGTCATGCCGGCCTTCCAGGGGATGTGGCCGCGCTGGCGGCAGGCCATCACCCTCGCCTCGCACCGCGGGCAGCTGTGCTTCGGCCCGAACCGCGGCCGCAAGGTCACGTACACCCACCCGCAGCATCTGACCGGTGGCCGCGCCATGGCGGGCACGGCGGCACTGGCCCGGCTCGTGGAGCGGTACCTGCACACCTACGGCCCGGCCACACCGCAGCACTTCGCGCGGTGGCTCAATGTCTCACCGCGCTGGGCCACCGAGCTGTTCGACTCCCTGGGCGGCGCCCTCCAGCGCGTCGAGCTGGAGGGCACGGCGGCCTGGGTGAACGCGGGCGACACCGACATGCCCGGGGAACCGCCGCGCGGGGTGAGACTGCTGCCGTACTTCGACGCTTACGTGGTGGCCGGCCGGCCACGCGACCGGCTCTACCCGGGGGCCATGGCCCAGCGGGCGCTGACCCCCAGCGGCCAGGCGGGCAACTATCCGGTCCTGCTGGTCGACGGCGTGGTGAGCGGTGTCTGGCACCAGCGCCGGTCCGGCCGCCGGCTGGCCGTCACCGTCGAGCCGGGCACCGCCCTGACGGCCATGCAGCGCGCAGAACTCGACCTGCAGGTGGAGCGGCTGGCGTACGTGCTGGAGGGGACCGCGGAGCTGACGATCGGGAAGGTCGGTGTCGGGCCCCACGCGTAG
- a CDS encoding FUSC family protein, with product MLKRMFVAPDPGWLRLRSAARSVLGIGLAVTVCGLAGHSLVAAITGGLAALLALFTVTDATVRAQLVTTGLLPAVGFPVLAVAAVLHDHPVGRGVVFAAVVGAGVYARRWGPRGHALGVFAFMTFFAAQFLHTVPGQLPELYAAVALALAASSLVRFVVWCYERGLPPAVLPAPPAGRGLARATTRQAIQATAGSAFALLAGQLLSEQRWYWAVGATWWIFVNTTSRGETLVRGFRRTLGTVIGIVLGLLVALPLHGAVVPTAALIAVSVFGIFYTAAVSYTWMMLAVTLMATLLYGLLGVLDAGLLTLRLAETGVGALGAALAVVFVLPVTTHATTDAWIERALRCVHQCTAEAAARLAGSATADPAPHVAELGPLLSRVRLSLSPLVHPLSPLRARKARARQVLALLDDCAHEVRGLASIAADPEASHDARLTASCQRVEAAVEALTTPRGAREAGAAAVVVAHPPAAEPALAHLHGLERALAELSAPLRSSPRAPLADA from the coding sequence GTGCTGAAGAGGATGTTCGTGGCTCCGGATCCGGGGTGGCTGCGGCTGCGCAGCGCCGCCCGGTCCGTCCTCGGCATCGGTCTGGCGGTCACCGTGTGCGGTCTCGCCGGGCACTCGCTCGTCGCGGCCATCACCGGCGGGCTCGCCGCGCTGCTCGCCCTCTTCACGGTCACCGACGCGACGGTCCGCGCGCAGCTGGTCACCACCGGCCTGCTGCCCGCGGTCGGCTTCCCGGTGCTCGCCGTCGCCGCGGTGCTCCACGACCATCCGGTGGGGCGGGGCGTGGTCTTCGCCGCGGTGGTGGGGGCGGGGGTCTACGCCCGCCGCTGGGGACCGCGTGGCCATGCGCTGGGGGTGTTCGCGTTCATGACCTTCTTCGCTGCGCAGTTCCTGCACACGGTGCCGGGCCAACTGCCCGAGCTGTATGCCGCGGTCGCCCTCGCCCTGGCCGCCTCCTCTCTCGTCCGCTTCGTGGTGTGGTGCTACGAGCGCGGGCTGCCCCCGGCCGTCCTGCCCGCCCCGCCGGCCGGCAGGGGACTCGCCAGGGCGACCACCCGCCAGGCGATCCAGGCCACCGCGGGCAGCGCCTTCGCCCTCCTCGCGGGCCAGCTGCTCTCCGAACAGCGCTGGTACTGGGCCGTGGGCGCCACCTGGTGGATCTTCGTGAACACCACCTCGCGCGGCGAGACGCTGGTCCGGGGCTTCCGCCGGACCCTCGGCACGGTGATCGGCATCGTCCTCGGTCTGCTCGTCGCCCTCCCGCTGCACGGCGCCGTCGTCCCCACGGCGGCCCTGATCGCGGTGAGCGTGTTCGGGATCTTCTACACCGCCGCCGTCTCGTATACCTGGATGATGCTCGCGGTGACCTTGATGGCCACGTTGCTGTACGGGCTGCTGGGAGTGCTGGACGCCGGTCTGCTCACGCTGCGTCTCGCCGAGACCGGTGTGGGGGCGCTCGGCGCGGCGCTGGCGGTGGTCTTCGTGCTGCCCGTCACCACCCATGCCACCACCGATGCCTGGATCGAGCGCGCCCTGCGCTGTGTGCACCAGTGCACCGCCGAGGCCGCCGCCCGCCTCGCGGGCTCCGCGACCGCCGACCCTGCCCCGCACGTCGCCGAGCTGGGGCCGTTGCTGAGCAGGGTGCGCCTGTCGCTCTCCCCGCTGGTGCACCCCCTGAGCCCGCTGCGGGCCCGCAAGGCACGGGCGCGTCAGGTGCTGGCGCTGCTCGACGACTGCGCCCATGAGGTGCGCGGGCTGGCCTCCATCGCCGCCGACCCGGAGGCCTCCCACGATGCCCGGCTCACCGCCTCGTGCCAGCGGGTGGAGGCCGCCGTCGAGGCGCTGACCACACCGCGCGGGGCACGCGAGGCGGGAGCCGCCGCCGTCGTGGTGGCGCACCCTCCCGCTGCGGAACCCGCGCTGGCCCACCTCCACGGCCTGGAGCGGGCGCTGGCCGAACTCTCCGCGCCGCTGCGCAGCTCGCCGCGCGCCCCCCTGGCCGACGCCTGA
- a CDS encoding lactonase family protein: MTKGGPAEAGDHGLRAYIGSFTAAGGLGITTAAIHPDTGALTPLHSTGVLPNPSYLAPSPDGRFLYAVSETPDGTAAAFALTPQGPRLLAPAVPVDGADPTHLTLADGHLVTANYSSGSVSTLPVRADGTLTGPATVLAHRGSGPQADRQEGPHAHAVLSDPGGRWLLSVDLGTDSVRSCVLAPADGTLSVHAETRLRPGSGPRHLAFHPHGDRAYVLNELDPTVTVCRWDAAAGALTPLGETRLLPDGDDDAGTFPSELVVSLDGRFAWAANRGHDSLAVLALDGDTATLVTTVPCGGHWPRDLALHPDGRHLYAANERSGDVTWFTVDPATGIPARGGSVEAPAASCVVFA, from the coding sequence GTGACGAAGGGCGGACCAGCGGAGGCGGGCGACCACGGGCTGCGTGCGTACATCGGATCGTTCACCGCGGCCGGCGGCCTCGGCATCACCACCGCGGCCATCCACCCGGATACCGGCGCACTCACCCCGCTGCACTCCACCGGCGTCCTCCCCAACCCCTCCTACCTGGCCCCGAGCCCCGACGGCAGGTTCCTCTACGCGGTCAGCGAGACGCCGGACGGCACCGCAGCCGCCTTCGCCCTCACCCCGCAGGGGCCCCGCCTGCTCGCGCCCGCCGTCCCCGTGGACGGCGCCGACCCCACCCACCTCACCCTGGCCGACGGCCACCTCGTCACCGCCAACTACAGCTCCGGCAGCGTCAGTACGCTCCCCGTACGGGCCGACGGCACGCTCACCGGCCCCGCCACGGTGCTCGCCCACCGGGGCAGCGGCCCGCAGGCCGACCGCCAGGAGGGCCCGCACGCCCACGCCGTCCTGTCCGACCCCGGCGGCCGCTGGCTGCTCAGCGTCGACCTGGGCACCGACTCCGTCCGCAGCTGCGTCCTGGCCCCGGCCGACGGGACACTGTCGGTGCACGCCGAGACCCGGCTGCGGCCCGGGAGCGGCCCGCGCCACCTCGCCTTCCACCCGCACGGTGACCGTGCCTACGTCCTCAACGAACTCGATCCGACGGTCACGGTCTGCCGATGGGATGCCGCTGCCGGTGCGCTGACGCCGCTGGGGGAGACCCGCCTCCTCCCGGACGGGGACGACGACGCCGGCACCTTCCCCTCCGAACTGGTCGTCTCCCTCGACGGCCGCTTCGCCTGGGCCGCCAACCGGGGCCACGACAGCCTCGCCGTCCTTGCCCTCGACGGCGACACCGCCACCCTCGTCACCACCGTCCCCTGCGGTGGCCACTGGCCCCGGGACCTGGCGCTGCACCCCGACGGCCGGCACCTTTACGCCGCCAACGAGCGCTCCGGTGACGTCACCTGGTTCACCGTCGACCCGGCGACCGGCATCCCGGCCCGGGGCGGATCCGTCGAGGCGCCGGCCGCCTCCTGCGTGGTCTTCGCCTGA
- a CDS encoding nuclear transport factor 2 family protein produces MSNVDLVRAAFAAYLTQDRAAMDRLLAEDFVFTSPQDDHIGKAAFLGICFPTADRLRSQEILDAVSLDGEQVFVRYEYELKTGERHRNVEVMTVRDGRLAETQVYFGGRFPQG; encoded by the coding sequence ATGTCGAACGTCGACCTCGTCCGTGCCGCCTTCGCGGCCTATCTCACCCAGGACCGTGCCGCCATGGACCGGCTGCTCGCCGAGGATTTCGTCTTCACCAGCCCGCAGGACGACCACATCGGCAAGGCCGCATTCCTCGGCATCTGCTTCCCCACGGCGGACCGGCTGCGCTCGCAGGAGATTCTCGACGCCGTGTCCCTCGACGGCGAGCAGGTCTTCGTCCGGTACGAGTACGAGCTGAAGACGGGCGAGCGGCATCGCAACGTCGAGGTGATGACGGTGCGGGACGGCCGTCTCGCCGAGACACAGGTGTACTTCGGCGGGCGCTTTCCGCAGGGGTGA
- a CDS encoding BadF/BadG/BcrA/BcrD ATPase family protein encodes MGEPAGRTPGALGSGPFPGVLGIDSGGSGLRVAVARADDLDARPLASRACREPVRTGPAGIDAEHLLSQLLPAAEELRRETGVHGFAAVCVGAAGMATLGGDLRARLPGALAAAFGVHHLALAADAVTAYAGALGQRPGAVVAAGTGMIALGTDLTAEGGWRRADGWGHLLGDCGGGAWIGRAGLEAAMRAYDGRTDGSAALLARAEAVFGTVSGLPGMLYPRPDRPAVLASFAPEVAHCAAEDDAVARGIMHAAAGHIADAAAAVCPAGDATAVGCTGGLFGLGEPLLAPLRRALAERLPHARPAAAAGSPLDGALAIAAALAADRLTLPVDAQLLQITRPAPG; translated from the coding sequence TTGGGTGAGCCCGCGGGCCGCACCCCGGGCGCCCTCGGGTCCGGCCCTTTCCCCGGGGTGCTCGGGATCGACTCGGGCGGGTCGGGACTGCGGGTCGCCGTCGCCCGCGCCGATGACCTCGATGCCAGGCCGCTCGCCTCCCGCGCCTGCCGCGAGCCGGTGCGCACCGGCCCGGCCGGGATCGATGCGGAACACCTGCTGTCCCAACTCCTGCCCGCCGCAGAGGAGTTGCGGCGCGAGACGGGCGTGCACGGGTTTGCCGCGGTGTGCGTGGGAGCGGCCGGTATGGCGACTCTCGGCGGGGATCTGCGGGCCCGGCTGCCGGGCGCGCTGGCCGCCGCGTTCGGGGTACACCACCTCGCCCTCGCCGCGGACGCCGTGACCGCGTACGCCGGCGCGTTGGGCCAGCGGCCCGGTGCCGTCGTCGCCGCGGGCACCGGCATGATCGCCCTGGGCACGGATCTGACCGCGGAGGGTGGTTGGCGCCGGGCGGACGGCTGGGGCCATCTGCTGGGCGACTGCGGCGGCGGCGCCTGGATCGGCCGCGCCGGACTGGAGGCCGCGATGCGGGCGTACGACGGACGGACGGACGGCTCCGCCGCCCTCCTGGCGCGCGCGGAAGCGGTGTTCGGGACGGTCTCCGGGCTGCCCGGCATGCTCTACCCGCGCCCCGACCGGCCCGCCGTACTGGCCTCGTTCGCCCCGGAGGTAGCCCACTGCGCCGCCGAGGACGACGCCGTGGCCCGCGGCATCATGCATGCCGCGGCGGGCCATATCGCCGATGCCGCCGCCGCGGTCTGCCCGGCGGGGGACGCGACCGCGGTCGGCTGCACCGGCGGGCTGTTCGGCCTGGGCGAACCGCTGCTGGCGCCGCTGCGCAGGGCGCTGGCCGAGCGGCTGCCGCACGCCCGTCCGGCGGCCGCGGCCGGCAGTCCGCTCGACGGGGCGCTGGCCATCGCCGCGGCACTGGCCGCAGACCGTCTGACACTGCCCGTCGATGCGCAGTTGTTGCAGATCACACGGCCTGCGCCGGGGTAG
- a CDS encoding phospholipid scramblase-related protein, with translation MTNANIPAGWYADPQGTPHQLRWWDGSQWTEHTHPGQQPAASDRGQAPQPGPAQAAPHQAPQQQAPQQQMPQQSAPQQAPGQAPYPGQQHGGAPYGQQGYGHPQQAPGQQAPSQPMQQPMQQPMQQPYGQQPMPGGHPGAVQQQAGVAPGGPGGGSLFTEPVLVVNQKAKLIEVSNEYSVFDQHGNTIGAVVQVGQSTAKKVLRVVSSLDQYMTHKLEIRDAYGQPQLILTRPAKILKSKVIVQRPDGSPVGEIVQQNAIGKINFALMVNGQQIGAIKAENWRAWNFAIVDHADTEVARITKTWEGLAKTMFTTADNYVLQIHHQLPDPLLSLVVATALTVDTALKQDARGFG, from the coding sequence ATGACGAATGCGAACATCCCTGCGGGCTGGTATGCCGATCCGCAGGGCACCCCCCACCAACTTCGCTGGTGGGACGGGTCCCAGTGGACCGAGCACACCCACCCGGGACAACAGCCCGCGGCTTCCGACCGGGGCCAGGCACCGCAGCCGGGCCCTGCGCAGGCCGCACCGCACCAGGCTCCCCAGCAGCAGGCCCCGCAGCAGCAGATGCCGCAGCAGTCCGCACCGCAGCAGGCGCCGGGCCAGGCCCCGTATCCGGGTCAGCAGCACGGCGGCGCACCGTACGGTCAGCAGGGCTACGGCCACCCCCAGCAGGCGCCCGGCCAGCAGGCGCCCAGCCAGCCGATGCAGCAACCGATGCAACAGCCCATGCAGCAGCCGTACGGGCAGCAGCCGATGCCGGGCGGACATCCGGGGGCTGTGCAGCAGCAGGCCGGGGTCGCACCCGGCGGGCCGGGCGGCGGCAGTCTGTTCACCGAGCCGGTGCTGGTGGTCAACCAGAAGGCCAAGCTGATCGAGGTCAGCAACGAGTACAGCGTCTTCGACCAGCACGGCAACACGATCGGTGCGGTCGTCCAGGTCGGCCAGAGCACGGCGAAGAAGGTGCTCCGCGTCGTCTCCAGTCTCGATCAGTACATGACCCACAAGCTGGAGATCCGGGACGCCTACGGCCAGCCGCAGCTGATCCTGACCCGCCCCGCGAAGATCCTCAAGTCCAAGGTGATCGTGCAGCGTCCGGACGGCTCACCGGTCGGCGAGATCGTGCAGCAGAACGCCATCGGGAAGATCAACTTCGCGTTGATGGTCAACGGCCAGCAGATCGGCGCCATCAAGGCCGAGAACTGGCGCGCCTGGAACTTCGCCATCGTGGACCACGCCGACACCGAGGTCGCCCGGATCACCAAGACCTGGGAAGGCCTCGCCAAGACGATGTTCACGACGGCGGACAACTACGTCCTGCAGATCCACCACCAGCTGCCCGACCCGCTGCTGAGCCTGGTCGTCGCCACGGCCCTGACCGTCGACACCGCCCTCAAGCAGGACGCCCGCGGCTTTGGGTGA
- a CDS encoding uracil-DNA glycosylase, giving the protein MAARPLQDIVEPGWAKALEPVAGRIAAMGDFLRAEIAAGRSYLPAGNNVLRAFQQPFDEVRVLIVGQDPYPTPGHAVGLSFSVAPEVRPLPGSLENIFRELHSDLGLPRPSNGDLTPWTQQGVLLLNRALTTAPRKPAAHRGKGWEEVTEQAIRALVARERPLVSVLWGRDARNLRPLLGDLPAVESAHPSPMSADRGFFGSRPFSRANDLLVRQGAQPVDWRLP; this is encoded by the coding sequence GTGGCTGCACGACCTCTCCAAGACATTGTCGAACCGGGCTGGGCCAAGGCACTTGAGCCCGTTGCCGGACGGATCGCCGCGATGGGCGACTTCCTGCGGGCCGAGATCGCCGCGGGGCGAAGTTATCTGCCGGCCGGTAACAATGTGCTGCGCGCTTTCCAACAGCCCTTCGACGAGGTGCGGGTGCTCATCGTCGGACAGGACCCCTACCCCACACCGGGGCATGCGGTCGGGCTCAGTTTCTCCGTGGCGCCGGAGGTGCGTCCGCTGCCCGGCAGCCTGGAGAACATCTTCCGCGAGCTGCACTCCGACCTCGGCCTGCCCCGCCCGTCGAACGGCGATCTGACCCCGTGGACGCAGCAGGGCGTGCTGCTGCTGAACAGAGCGCTGACGACGGCACCCCGTAAGCCCGCCGCACACCGCGGCAAGGGCTGGGAGGAAGTGACGGAGCAGGCCATCCGCGCACTGGTGGCGCGCGAGCGCCCGCTGGTGTCGGTGCTGTGGGGGCGCGATGCGCGTAATCTGCGGCCGCTGCTGGGCGATCTGCCGGCCGTCGAGTCCGCGCATCCCTCCCCCATGTCCGCCGACCGCGGCTTCTTCGGCTCGCGGCCCTTCAGCCGGGCCAACGACCTCCTGGTGCGGCAGGGCGCACAGCCCGTCGACTGGAGGCTCCCCTGA
- a CDS encoding exo-alpha-sialidase, with translation MTDVVLAVGTRKGLFIGRRRHGDWDVSGPHFSAQAVYSLAIDTRRATPRLLAGADSAHWGPSVFHSDDLGESWHEPSRPAVKYPEYTGTSLERVWQLHPAGPAAPEVVYAGTEPGGLFRSEDGGETFELVRALWDHPSRERWQPGGGGLAVHTVVTDPRDADAVTVAVSAAGVFRTLDGGAGWAPSNNGVKAVFLPDQHPEFGQCVHKIAQDPVHRDRLYLQNHWGVYRSDDAGAQWTDIGGGLPSDFGFAVAAHPHRGDVAYLFPITADIDRVPAGNRCRVYRTADAGDSWQALSEGLPEEDHYGTVLRDALSVDDADPAGVYFGNRNGEVYASADDGDSWQQLASHLPDVLCVRAAAVA, from the coding sequence ATGACTGACGTAGTACTCGCGGTGGGCACGCGCAAAGGGCTCTTCATCGGCCGTCGACGGCACGGCGACTGGGACGTGAGCGGTCCGCATTTCTCCGCGCAGGCGGTGTACTCCCTCGCGATCGACACCCGCCGCGCCACGCCCCGGCTGCTGGCCGGGGCGGACAGCGCGCACTGGGGTCCCTCGGTGTTCCACTCCGACGATCTGGGAGAGAGCTGGCACGAGCCCTCCCGCCCCGCGGTCAAGTACCCGGAGTACACCGGGACTTCACTGGAACGGGTGTGGCAGCTGCATCCGGCCGGCCCCGCCGCCCCCGAGGTGGTCTATGCGGGCACCGAGCCCGGCGGCCTGTTCCGCTCCGAGGACGGCGGCGAGACCTTCGAGCTGGTGCGGGCGCTGTGGGACCACCCCAGCCGGGAGAGATGGCAGCCGGGCGGCGGTGGGCTGGCCGTGCACACGGTGGTCACGGACCCGCGGGACGCCGACGCGGTCACCGTCGCCGTTTCCGCCGCCGGGGTCTTCCGCACCCTCGACGGAGGCGCCGGCTGGGCCCCGTCCAACAACGGCGTGAAGGCGGTCTTCCTTCCGGACCAGCATCCGGAGTTCGGCCAGTGCGTCCACAAGATCGCGCAGGACCCGGTGCACCGCGACCGGCTGTATCTGCAGAACCACTGGGGCGTCTACCGCAGCGACGACGCCGGCGCGCAGTGGACGGATATCGGCGGCGGGCTGCCCTCCGACTTCGGCTTCGCCGTGGCCGCCCATCCGCACAGGGGAGATGTCGCCTACCTCTTCCCGATCACCGCCGACATCGACCGGGTGCCGGCCGGGAACCGCTGCCGGGTCTACCGCACGGCCGATGCCGGTGACAGCTGGCAGGCGCTGAGCGAGGGGCTGCCGGAGGAGGACCATTACGGCACGGTGCTCAGGGACGCGCTCTCGGTCGATGACGCCGATCCCGCCGGGGTGTACTTCGGCAACCGCAACGGCGAGGTGTACGCCAGCGCGGACGACGGCGACAGCTGGCAGCAGCTCGCCTCCCATCTGCCGGACGTGCTGTGCGTACGGGCGGCCGCGGTGGCCTGA
- a CDS encoding NADH:flavin oxidoreductase/NADH oxidase, protein MSALFEPITLRALTVPNRLWMAPMCQYSAAPEGPAEGAPGDWHFQHLAARAAGGTGLILTEATAVSPEGRISPYDLGLWNDTQTEAFRRITGFLKDQGTTPGIQIAHAGRKASTERTWVDRGAPILPGQRYGWEPVGPSPVPFGEGFAAPAELTVAQIEEIVAQFRATARRALAAGFEVAEIHGAHGYLINEFLSPFTNRRTDEYGGSYENRTRFALEVVDAVREVWPDELPVFFRISATDWLTEDESDAREGWTADDTVRFARELHEHGIDLLDTSTGGNAPDAKISTGPGYQVPFAERVKKESGLAVGAVGLITEARQAEKIIADGQADAVLLGRELLRSPSFAQHAARELGAGAAVPQQYHRAV, encoded by the coding sequence GTGAGCGCCCTCTTCGAGCCCATCACCCTTCGCGCGCTGACCGTTCCGAACCGCCTCTGGATGGCACCCATGTGCCAGTACTCCGCGGCCCCCGAGGGCCCGGCGGAAGGGGCGCCCGGCGACTGGCACTTCCAGCACCTGGCCGCGCGGGCGGCGGGCGGCACCGGCCTCATCCTCACGGAGGCCACCGCGGTCAGCCCCGAGGGGCGGATCAGTCCGTACGACCTCGGGCTGTGGAACGACACCCAGACCGAGGCCTTCCGGCGCATCACCGGCTTCCTCAAGGACCAGGGCACCACCCCTGGAATCCAGATCGCCCACGCAGGCCGGAAGGCGTCCACCGAGCGCACCTGGGTGGACCGTGGTGCGCCGATCCTCCCCGGTCAGCGGTACGGCTGGGAGCCGGTCGGGCCGAGCCCGGTGCCGTTCGGCGAGGGGTTCGCGGCCCCCGCGGAGCTCACCGTGGCGCAGATCGAAGAGATCGTCGCGCAGTTCCGGGCGACGGCCCGGCGGGCGCTGGCGGCCGGCTTCGAGGTGGCCGAGATCCACGGTGCGCACGGCTACTTGATCAACGAGTTCCTCTCCCCGTTCACCAACCGGCGCACCGACGAGTACGGCGGCTCGTACGAGAACCGGACGCGGTTCGCACTGGAGGTCGTGGACGCCGTACGGGAGGTCTGGCCCGACGAGCTGCCGGTCTTCTTCCGGATCTCAGCGACCGACTGGCTCACCGAGGACGAGAGCGACGCCCGCGAGGGCTGGACGGCCGACGACACCGTGCGCTTCGCCCGCGAGCTGCACGAGCACGGCATCGACCTGCTGGACACCTCCACGGGCGGCAACGCGCCGGACGCGAAGATCAGCACGGGTCCCGGCTACCAGGTGCCGTTCGCCGAGCGGGTCAAGAAGGAGAGCGGTCTCGCGGTGGGCGCCGTCGGTCTGATCACCGAGGCGCGGCAGGCGGAGAAGATCATCGCGGACGGCCAGGCCGACGCCGTGCTGCTCGGCCGGGAACTCCTGCGGTCCCCCAGCTTCGCGCAGCACGCGGCACGGGAACTGGGTGCCGGGGCCGCCGTGCCGCAGCAGTACCACCGGGCGGTCTGA